The DNA segment GCGCTGCGCAGCGCCTGGTCGTAGACGAATTTGGAGCCCTCCGCCACCTCGTCCTCGGTGCTGGCAACGACCGTGCCGTCCATGCCCAGCAAAAACATATCGCTGGCGTTGATCCGCCCGCCGTGGTTAAGCAGCACCGAGCGGATGGTCGAAGCATCGGAGCTGGCCACTGCATCGCGAAAGCCAAAGTCCGCCGAGAGCAACTGCACCGCATCGCGCAACCGCCGGCCGCGCAGGTCGATCAACCGCTCGAACACCCGGCTGCCAACCTCCAGTTGCGCCTGGGCCTGGCTGCGCACTGCATCGCCGGTGGCGAATTTGACCGAGACAAAAACCGCTCCGATCACAACCAGAACCAATGCAATCAACACCCCGGCGATGCGCGCCTGGAAGCTCAGACGAAGTTTCATCAGTGTGCAGCCTTGTGGAACGCATCACCGAAAGCGCCAGGGGCCGGGCGTGCAGGCTGATCTTCGGGTTTGACCTCGACGGCCAGGTCAAAACGCTTGCTCAGCCCGTCGGCTGGCACCTCAAGCACACCACCGGCGAGGGGCTGCATGTCTTCGGCCTGCGGGTGCCAGAGGGTCGCGGTATAACGGCCGGGCGGCAATTGATCGAGCTTGAGCGTACCTTGCGCATCACTGACCCCATACCAGGGGTCGTCAGTGACGTACACGTAACCCACCATCCAGTCATGGATGTTGCAGCCCAGCACAACCAGACCGGCCTTATCGAACTGCACAGGCTCTGACGGGGTCTTTTCGTAAAGGCGCAACTCGAAGCGCTTGGTGGGCGAGAATGAATACACCTGATGGCGAATGTCATCGCTGTTGGGGAAACTGACCTGGGTGCCGGTGTGGACCGCCAGCACCCGTGGCACGAACTCCTGGTTACGCTGGTCCATGCTGGCCTTGAGCGTCGGTACGACCGGGCCAGCAGCGCCCTTGAGGGTCAACACAGCATTGGCCAGTGGCTTGCCTTGGCGATCGAACATCTGTGCCGTCAGTGTCGCGGCCGAGACACTGGCCGCCGAAAACACGTAGAGGCCCGCGAGAACCATCGAATGCAGTAACTTGGTCATACGTGTGAACCCTTCCACAACGGCAATGCCGGAAAGTGATGCCGACCCTGGCAACGATGTGTCTGGCAAGCAGAGTAGCTGTCATGCCAGAGCAGGGATATGCCGCAGAGACATCATTTTGATATCAGCCATTCAAATTCGACGAAAGGCGCTCGCCTGCGGCCCTGCACGAGCTTTGCAACACTCAGCCATGCTATCGACCGCCGCCATTGAAACCTGAGACCACTCGCCCCATCTAAGAGGCATGTCCAATTTCGCAGGTGCCCCATGAGCGACCAGCAAAACGCCCCACTTGATTCGTCCGACGACGCCACCGAGCATGAAGTGACGCTCGGTTCAGGCGGCACCTCGCTCGCCCTGCCTGGCCAGAACCTGCCAGACAAGGTCTATATCATTCCGATCCACAACCGTCCGTTCTTCCCGGCGCAGGTTTTGCCGGTGATCGTCAACGAAGAGCCGTGGGCAGAAACCCTGGAACTGGTCAGCAAGTCGGAGCACCACTCGCTGGCGCTGTTTTTCATGGACACGCCGCAGGAAGACCCGCGCCACTTCAATACCAAGGCCCTGCCGGAGTATGGCACGCTGGTGAAAGTTCACCACGCCAGCCGCGAGAATGGTCGTTTGCAGTTCGTTGCCCAGGGTTTGTCGCGGGTGCGAATCAAGACCTGGCTCAAGCACCATCGCCCGCCGTATATGGTCGAGGTCGAGTACCCGCAAGTGCCCAACGAGCCCACCGATGAGGTCAAGGCCTACGGCATGGCGCTGATCAACGCCATTAAAGAGCTGCTGCCGCTCAACCCGCTGTACACCGAAGAGCTGAAAAACTACCTCAACCGCTTCAGTCCCAACGACCCGTCGCCGTTGACCGACTTCGCTGCCGCCCTGACCTCGGCCAGCGGCGTGGACCTGCAAGAGGTGCTCGATTGCGTACCGATGCTCAAGCGGATGGAAAAAGTCCTGCCGATGCTGCGCAAGGAAGTCGAAGTCGCGCGCCTGCAAAAAGAGATCTCGGCCGAGGTCAACCGCAAGATCGGTGAACATCAGCGTCAGTTCTTCCTCAAGGAACAGCTCAAGGTCATCCAGCAGGAACTGGGCCTGAGCAAAGACGACCGCAGCGCTGACATCGAACAGTTCGAACAGCGCCTGGAAGGCAAGGTTCTGCCGACTCAGGCGCGCAAAAAGATCGACGAAGAGCTCAACAAGCTCAAGGTGCTGGAAACCGGCTCGCCGGAATACGCCGTGACCCGCAATTACCTCGACTGGGCCAGTTCGATTCCCTGGGGCGTCACTGGCGTCGACAAACTTGATCTCAAGCATGCCCGCAAGGTTCTTGATCGGCATCACGCAGGCCTGGACGACATCAAGTCGCGGATTCTCGAATTCCTCGCCATCGGTGCCTATAAAGGCGAGATCAATGGCTCGATCGTATTGCTGGTGGGCCCGCCGGGCGTC comes from the Pseudomonas sp. StFLB209 genome and includes:
- a CDS encoding methylamine utilization protein; the encoded protein is MTKLLHSMVLAGLYVFSAASVSAATLTAQMFDRQGKPLANAVLTLKGAAGPVVPTLKASMDQRNQEFVPRVLAVHTGTQVSFPNSDDIRHQVYSFSPTKRFELRLYEKTPSEPVQFDKAGLVVLGCNIHDWMVGYVYVTDDPWYGVSDAQGTLKLDQLPPGRYTATLWHPQAEDMQPLAGGVLEVPADGLSKRFDLAVEVKPEDQPARPAPGAFGDAFHKAAH